From a region of the Oncorhynchus mykiss isolate Arlee chromosome 32, USDA_OmykA_1.1, whole genome shotgun sequence genome:
- the LOC110488251 gene encoding zona pellucida sperm-binding protein 4, whose amino-acid sequence MTWQRSALLFFPVWLCFALLAAGWERVSEEATFAHHNLDTEENYTKDKAVVQLGDPANVDLNADRGFQVQSEEVSDAKKWVSVTEAAPVSLAVLCGEDEFKVTLPAGPMSEVKILGPNSMLSVLDAPESCGYSLNRGQYQNALTVRFSGCLISRQAGRYTLMVLYVNEAGIMDVSTVSCAASPKSSLSSTVHLPLSNDLRNAHGGPPSKCFNPTPRNPSAQNPTKYPGCIIPQNQHLACGFTGISSSQCLVMGCCVDSATSACFYPMDECTADHQFIFAVHHNFTTFPVTPTKLVVAGKSSCGPVIVTDKFVVFKFSVTECGTRSYEIGDTVIYTAEVQTAVRTLNLKYGIISRDNPRRVMVECRYRKALGNLPTVASVGYMVKSPSVTFPSKVTSKGLFGVELRIAEDKTYTKYLKRHHQPLRLFLGKLVYLEVRLTSPNPEATLLVNYCLAYPRSAKNVLVLIHEGCANPQDPNVSILKFSNLPQNRHQRRFMVQAFQFMDQQTNKYLDEEIYFMCSTEVCMPTEKTCEERCFDGIRRSTTCALDKITEKSAALNEKSDNLQGDKSDA is encoded by the exons ATGACTTGGCAAAGGAGCGCACTGCTTTTTTTCCCGGTTTGGCTTTGCTTTGCATTGCTTGCAGCGGGATGGGAGCGCGTTTCCGAAGAGGCAACCTTTGCCCACCACAACCTTGACACAGAGGAGAATTATACCAAAGACAAGGCTGTAGTGCAACTTGGAGACCCCGCCAATGTCGATCTTAACGCCGACCGTGGATTCCAGGTGCAATCCGAGGAGGTATCAGATGCAAAAAAGTGGGTATCCGTTACGGAAGCTGCCCCAGTCAGTTTAGCGGTTCTGTGCGGTGAGGATGAGTTTAAAGTAACACTGCCAGCTGGTCCAATGAGTGAAGTCAAGATTTTGG GACCCAACAGTATGCTCTCTGTTCTTGACGCCCCGGAATCCTGTGGATACTCCTTAAATCGAGGACAATATCAGAACGCCTTAACTGTCCGCTTTTCAGGCTGCCTCATTAGTCGTCAG GCTGGGCGGTACACCTTGATGGTGTTGTATGTCAATGAAGCTGGCATAATGGATGTTTCTACAGTGTCCTGTGCGGCTAGCCCCAAATCCTCGTTGTCCTCGACCGTCCACCTGCCCCTCTCTAATGATCTTCGCAATGCCCATGGTGGGCCTCCTTCAAAGTGTTTTAATCCCACCCCTCGCAATCCCAGCGCTCAAAATCCCACCAAATATCCTG GCTGCATTATTCCCCAGAACCAGCACTTGGCTTGTGGTTTTACTGGAATCTCGTCCTCCCAGTGTTTGGTGATGGGTTGCTGTGTGGATTCGGCAACTTCCGCCTGCTTCTACCCAATGGATG AGTGCACTGCAGACCATCAGTTTATCTTTGCCGTTCACCATAACTTCACCACTTTCCCTGTGACTCCCACCAAACTTGTGGTTGCTGGGAAGTCTAGCTGTGGCCCAGTCATTGTCACTGATAAGTTTGTGGTCTTCAAGTTCTCAGTCACTGAATGTGGAACTCGCTCATAT GAAATTGGCGATACCGTGATCTACACAGCAGAGGTACAGACGGCCGTCCGAACCCTCAACCTGAAGTATGGCATAATATCCAGAGACAACCCCCGCAG AGTCATGGTTGAGTGCCGCTACCGTAAAGCGCTGGGTAACCTGCCAACAGTGGCGAGTGTGGGCTACATGGTGAAAAGCCCCAGTGTAACATTCCCTTCAAAGGTGACATCCAAGGGACTGTTTGGTGTCGAACTCAGGATTGCTGAAG ATAAAACCTATACCAAGTACCTCAAACGGCACCATCAGCCCCTGCGTCTCTTCCTGGGTAAACTTGTGTATCTAGAAGTTCGTCTGACTTCTCCAAATCCAGAGGCGACACTTTTGGTCAACTACTGTCTGGCTTACCCCCGCTCTGCCAAGAATGTTCTGGTGCTCATTCACGAAGG GTGTGCCAACCCTCAGGACCCCAATGTCTCCATCCTTAAATTCAGCAACCTGCCCCAGAACCGCCACCAGCGTCGCTTCATGGTCCAAGCATTCCAGTTCATGGATCAACAGACCAACAAGTATCTGGATGAGGAG ATCTACTTCATGTGCTCTACTGAAGTGTGTATGCCCACAGAAAAAACTTGTGAAGAGCGCTGTTTTGATGGAATTAGGAG ATCTACTACATGTGCTCTAGATAAAATAACTGAGAAGAGTGCTGCTTTAAATGAAAA GTCTGACAATCTACAGGGTGACAAATCTGATGCTTGA